The nucleotide sequence CCAGTACCGGCTGAAAGCCTACGTTGCGGATCGGCCCTTGCGCCGCCATTCACACTTTGACCTGTAGATATCCAGCCGACCACCGGCCACGCCGACTCTGGTCCTTGACACGACGCGAGCTTGTGCAGAGTGTCGAGTGCATGTCCGTGGTGCGCGGGACCGGGCTCTCGAACTACCCGAACCTGGTTTCCGAATTGGGCGGAGACCCGGCGGCGCTGCTGCGCGCGGCCGGTGTCCGCGAGCAAGACGTCGGCAACTACGACGCGTTCATACCGGTGCGCGCGGTCATCCGAGCGATCGAGACAGCCGCGGCCGCCACGGGCACGCACGACTTCGGGCGGCAGCTGGCGCAGCGGCAGGGCATCGAGATTCTCGGACCGGTGGGAGTGGCGGCGCGCACCGCCGCGACGGTGGCGGATGCCCTGATGATCTTTCACACCTTCATGGCCGCCTACAGTCCGGCCATCCACATCGAGATCACGCCGCTGGCCCATACGCAGCGCTCGTTCGTCGCCATCGAGATTGTGCCCGACGATCCGATCCCCTGCCCGCACACGTTGGAGCTGGCACTGGGCGTCTCGTTGGGGGTGTTCCGTTTGCTGATGGGTGCCGACTACACCCCGCTGGCGGTGCATCTGCCGCACGACCCGTTGAGCCCTCCGACCACGTATGTGCGGTATTTCGAGTGCACGCCCCACTTCGCGGAGCGCCGCAGCGGATTCACGGTGCGCAGCACCGACCTGGTCCGTCCGCTGCATCGCGACGAACTGGCGCACCGCGCGGTGGTCGACTACCTGAGCAGCATCACCCCGCTGGGCGCCGGGATCGTCGAATCGGTGCGCACCATGGCCCGCCAGCTGCTGCCCACCGGGGCGGCGACACTCGAGGTGGTCGCCGCGCAATTCCACCTGCATCCCAAGACCCTGCAGCGCAGGCTTGCCGACGAATCCACCACCTTCGCCGCACTCATCGACGAGGTGCGCAAGGAGACCGCCGATCGCTACCTGCGAACCACCGCCATGAGTCTGTCGCATCTGGCGCGCGAACTCGGCTACGCCGAGCAAAGTGTGCTGACCCGCTCGTGCAAACGCTGGTTCGGAATCGGGCCGGCCGCCTATCGCGCCAAGACCCGCGTGCGGGCCACCCCGCGACGAGGATAGCCACAACGACTCTTCCGGCATCACCGCCTACCGGACCGCCGCGAGTGCGGACGGTTCCCAGCCAGCGGGCGACATCGGCGCTCGAGTTACGTCACAGCCCGACCGCACGCTCCAGCTCCTTAAGCGAGGTCTCCAGATGTCCGAGCATCCGCTGCAGATGCGGCACGCTGCTGCGGCAACCGACCAGCCCGAAGTCCAGCCGGTCGGCGGTACTGGTCAACGTGATGTTGAGCGCTTGTCCGTTGATTGGCAGCGACAGCGGATAGTTGCCGACCAGTCGGGCACCGTTGAAGTATCGAGGCTCCCGGACGCCGGGGACGTTGGAAATGCAGACGTTGAACGGCGGCGGTGTCACCGTCGACAGACCCGGAAGCGTATTGAGCGCAGCGGGGCTCAGCAGCAGCAGCGACAGTGCCAACGCCTGCGCTCGGGGCAGTTGTGCCAGCACCTTCTTGTTGTCGCGCATCGAGGCGTGGATGACGGCCAAGCGCTGCGCCGGATCGTCAAGATGTGTCGCCAAGTTGCACAACACCGCACCGACCATGTTGCCCCCGACCGAATCACGCTCGGTGCGCAGGCTGACCGGAACCATCGCCACCAGCGGTGCGTCGGGCAACGCGTCGTTGTCTTCCAGGTAGCAGCGCAGCGCACCCGCGCACATCGCCAGCACGACGTCGTTGAGGCTCACTCCCGCAGCGTTTTTGACCGTCTCGACGCGGTCGATGTCCCATGACTGCGCGGCGCAGCGCCGCGCTCCGCCGATGGCGACATTGAGCATGGTGCGCGGCGTTGCGAACGGCAACGTCAGCTGCTGTTCCAATAGCGCGGACCGCGCCAGGCGCAGTGACGAAGGAGCCAGCCCCGCAACCGATCCGAGCATCCCGCCGAGTTGGCGCAGCGGGCCGGGCCGGGTCTGAACCCGGCGCGGCCGCTCCGGCGCCGGCGACCAGGTAGCGCGGAAGTTGGTGTCAGCGGGATCGGCCGGAAGCGACCGGCGCATCAGCGCGAGTCCGGAGACGCCGTCGATCAGCGCGTGGTGCATCTTCGAGTAGATCGCAAAGCGCCCGTCGTTGAGGCCTTCGATGACGTGTGTCTCCCACAACGGACGATGACGATCGAGCAGGTGGGCATGCAGCCTCGAGGTCAGTTCCAGCAGCTCACGCACCCGCCCCGGAGCCGGCAGGGCCGAACGCCGCACGTGAAAGCCGAAGTCGATGTCATCGTCGACCGACCAGCCCAGATTGGTGAGCACGCCCTGAAACGATGCGGGGCGCTTGCGGAACAGCGGGGCCACCTCGCGGCAGTCGAGCATCGCCTGGTGAGTCTCACGCACGAATGCCCGTCCCGCCCCCTCGGGAGGTTCGAACAGTTGCAGCGCACCGACATGCAGCGGATGCTCGCGCGACTCTGCTGACAAGAACAGCGCGTCAACCGGTGACATCAGTTCCATCGTCTTGTTACTCCTCGTGGTGGCTCGGCCCGTCTGCGGGCAGTCAGCCCGTCAAGGCCAGCGGGGGTGTGTCGGCGGCGGCCGACGCACTGAATTGCAGGTGGTCATCGTCGACCGGACCTTCGCGCAACGTCGCGCGGTCTGCGCGGTAGTCCATGCAGGTCCGCCATGGGCCCTCGGTGCCCTGGTGGGGGAACGCGGCGGCGGCACGCTTGACGTATCCGGCGGTGATCTCCAGCAGCGGCCTGGTCGGCATCGACGCGGGCGCGTGCGGGCGACATATGTTGTGACCGTTGGCATCCATGTGGGCCAGCAGTCGGCAGAAGTGCTCGCACACCAGCCCGACCTTGAGCGTCCATGACGAGTTGGTGTAGCCGAAGACGTAGCCGAAGTTGGGGACGTCGCTGAGCAGGAAACCCTTGAAGGCCACCTTCTGCGAGACATCGACGGGTTCACCGTCGACCGACAGGCCGATGCCGCCGAAGGCGAGCAGGTTCAGGCCGGTGGCGGTGACGATGATGTCGGCTTCCAATTCACGCCCGGACTGCAGCCGGATACCGCGCTCGGTGAACGTCTCGATCTGGTCGGTGACCACCGAGGCCCGCCCGTCGCGGATGGCCTGGAACATGTCGGCGTCCGGCACGGCGCACAGCCGTTGATCCCAGGGGTTGTAGTCGGGCCGGAAATGCTCGTCTACCGGATACCCGGTTGGCAGCAGCCGGGCGTTGAGATGGCGGATGACTCGCCGCGCCGCCCCGGGGTAGCGCTGGCAGAAGTGCCACACGAGTCGTTGCTTGGCGACATTCTTCTTGCGGGTGAGGGCGTAGGCCCGCTTCCGGCCGACCAGCTTGGGCAACGTGTTGGCGATGCGGTCCTTGGACGGCACCGGAATGATGTAGGTCGGCGACCGCTGCAGCATCGTCACGTGGCCGGCGGTCTCGGCCATGGCCGGCACCAAGGTGACCGCCGTCGCGCCGCTACCGATGATCAGCACCCGCTTGCCCCGGTAGTCCAGGTTTTCGGGCCAGTGTTGCGGGTGCACCACCTGGCCGGCAAAGCGCTCGCGGCCGGGGAACTCCGGTGTGTAGCCCTCGTCGTACCGGTAATAGCCGCTGGCGCAGAAGAACCATTCGCAGCTCATGGTCACGCGTTCGCCGGAGTAGAGGCGCTCGATCGTG is from Mycobacterium marinum and encodes:
- a CDS encoding WS/DGAT/MGAT family O-acyltransferase gives rise to the protein MSPVDALFLSAESREHPLHVGALQLFEPPEGAGRAFVRETHQAMLDCREVAPLFRKRPASFQGVLTNLGWSVDDDIDFGFHVRRSALPAPGRVRELLELTSRLHAHLLDRHRPLWETHVIEGLNDGRFAIYSKMHHALIDGVSGLALMRRSLPADPADTNFRATWSPAPERPRRVQTRPGPLRQLGGMLGSVAGLAPSSLRLARSALLEQQLTLPFATPRTMLNVAIGGARRCAAQSWDIDRVETVKNAAGVSLNDVVLAMCAGALRCYLEDNDALPDAPLVAMVPVSLRTERDSVGGNMVGAVLCNLATHLDDPAQRLAVIHASMRDNKKVLAQLPRAQALALSLLLLSPAALNTLPGLSTVTPPPFNVCISNVPGVREPRYFNGARLVGNYPLSLPINGQALNITLTSTADRLDFGLVGCRSSVPHLQRMLGHLETSLKELERAVGL
- a CDS encoding AraC family transcriptional regulator, with product MSVVRGTGLSNYPNLVSELGGDPAALLRAAGVREQDVGNYDAFIPVRAVIRAIETAAAATGTHDFGRQLAQRQGIEILGPVGVAARTAATVADALMIFHTFMAAYSPAIHIEITPLAHTQRSFVAIEIVPDDPIPCPHTLELALGVSLGVFRLLMGADYTPLAVHLPHDPLSPPTTYVRYFECTPHFAERRSGFTVRSTDLVRPLHRDELAHRAVVDYLSSITPLGAGIVESVRTMARQLLPTGAATLEVVAAQFHLHPKTLQRRLADESTTFAALIDEVRKETADRYLRTTAMSLSHLARELGYAEQSVLTRSCKRWFGIGPAAYRAKTRVRATPRRG
- a CDS encoding flavin-containing monooxygenase, whose translation is MNSSSIEHVDVLIVGAGISGIGAAYYLQEHQPAKTFAIVEARNDIGGTWDLFRYPGIRSDSDLHTFSYEFKAWENEKAIASAGAIMSYLRETVAENSLARAIRFGHKVIEAAWSTRDARWRVTIERLYSGERVTMSCEWFFCASGYYRYDEGYTPEFPGRERFAGQVVHPQHWPENLDYRGKRVLIIGSGATAVTLVPAMAETAGHVTMLQRSPTYIIPVPSKDRIANTLPKLVGRKRAYALTRKKNVAKQRLVWHFCQRYPGAARRVIRHLNARLLPTGYPVDEHFRPDYNPWDQRLCAVPDADMFQAIRDGRASVVTDQIETFTERGIRLQSGRELEADIIVTATGLNLLAFGGIGLSVDGEPVDVSQKVAFKGFLLSDVPNFGYVFGYTNSSWTLKVGLVCEHFCRLLAHMDANGHNICRPHAPASMPTRPLLEITAGYVKRAAAAFPHQGTEGPWRTCMDYRADRATLREGPVDDDHLQFSASAAADTPPLALTG